One Cryptomeria japonica chromosome 9, Sugi_1.0, whole genome shotgun sequence genomic window carries:
- the LOC131029792 gene encoding uncharacterized protein LOC131029792 — translation MFRLTLKLKEIKHKLLDWNKERFKNIFKEKLRIEKELENVNIEVIRHGMDQVLYETEKRLLGEYEDILANEEIFWKQKSREVWLSDGDKNTKFFHNSVKLRRAKNRILQITNEENQIIIDQKMIVEDAIQYFRNMLNNWEYSDLSHNRDLIKNIPKLLSEEDNKMLNAKITKEEVKQALSQFSGDKAPRLDGYPAGFYQKCWHIIGDEVSDALEAARNAGNFPKEINSTFLALLPKKENHSRRIQTHIFMQHDI, via the coding sequence ATGTTCCGTTTAACtttgaaattaaaagaaattaaacataaattaCTAGATTGGAACAAGGAAAGATTTAAGAACATCTTTAAGGAAAAATTAAGAATCGAAAAAGAACTGGAGAATGTAAATATAGAAGTAATTCGACATGGGATGGATCAGGTCTTATACGAAACAGAGAAAAGGCTCCTGGGTGAATATGAAGACATTCTAGCCAACGAAgaaattttctggaaacaaaaatccagagaAGTATGGTTGAGtgatggagataaaaatactaagttctttcatAATAGTGTCAAGCTAAGGAGAGCTAAGAATAGAATCTTGCAAATTACTAATGAGGAAAACCAAATTATCATAGATCAAAAGATGATTGTGGAGGATGCAATCCAATACTTTAGAAACATGTTGAATAATTGGGAATACTCGGATCTCTCACATAATCGGGATTTGATTAAAAATATTCCTAAACTACTATCAGAAGAGGACAATAAGATGTTAAAtgccaaaatcactaaggaagaagtAAAACAGGCTCTATCACAATTTTCAGGGGACAAGGCCCCTAGACTAGATGGATACCCTGCTGGCTTCTACCAGAAATGCTGGCATATTATAGGTGATGAAGTATCGGATGCCTTAGAAGCTGCTAGAAATGCAGGCAATTTTCCGAAGGAGATAAATAGTACATTCTTAGCACTTCTACCTAAAAAAGAAAACCATTCAAGAAGAATTCAGACCCATATCTTTATGCAACATGACATATAA